Proteins found in one Brachyspira murdochii DSM 12563 genomic segment:
- a CDS encoding SGNH/GDSL hydrolase family protein has translation MIKNTLKIICFIAVFIALLWTLSRVLRFKNENGIYQGDSFYEQKTNSIDLLILGSSHVHYNINPAALYNEYGIAAYNFTSGSQPIWSTYHYLIEALKYQKPKLIALESYIIAASRTNVVDYQIVAATYALRWSQNRINSLKITAADRFDEFINPMYRYHNRYKDLKDEDFIPYANNYNHYKYFKGYSFHNKTFPVKEPNIRNIKDTLPLLEEQETYYRKILELAKTNNIPIVVIASPFPMTDDEARHFNMVGEIAKEYDVPFMNFNHYYDDYNLDFWTDYNDAGHLNYKGVEKYTSFLGKYLKDNFDLPDRRGDSNYNTWEKNALYEYNRVYDMNLRDIDNIHNYITKITNLNDYTIVINMLGEYNTNDKVVRSLYSNFNITNEMYTNNISYVIDKNKLVFSSMGETNYLYHKELNKYNDLVVENGNRIMISRSNLRKTTNGVNIIVYDNITSEVVDFFGLPYTNDMIREVIERDY, from the coding sequence ATGATAAAAAACACATTAAAAATTATTTGCTTTATAGCTGTATTTATTGCATTACTCTGGACTTTAAGCAGAGTATTAAGATTTAAAAATGAGAATGGTATATATCAAGGCGACAGTTTTTATGAACAGAAAACTAACAGCATAGATTTACTTATTCTTGGAAGCAGTCATGTACACTATAATATTAATCCGGCTGCTTTATATAATGAGTATGGAATTGCCGCTTATAATTTTACATCTGGAAGCCAGCCTATATGGAGTACTTATCATTATTTAATAGAAGCTTTAAAATATCAAAAACCTAAATTAATAGCATTAGAGTCTTATATTATAGCAGCAAGCAGAACTAATGTTGTGGATTATCAAATAGTAGCAGCTACTTATGCATTAAGATGGTCTCAAAATAGAATAAACTCTTTAAAAATTACTGCTGCAGATAGATTTGATGAGTTTATTAACCCAATGTATAGATACCATAACAGATATAAAGATTTAAAAGATGAAGACTTTATTCCTTATGCTAATAATTATAATCATTATAAATATTTCAAAGGCTATTCTTTTCATAATAAAACATTTCCTGTTAAAGAGCCTAATATAAGAAATATAAAAGATACTCTGCCTTTACTTGAAGAGCAGGAAACTTATTACAGAAAAATATTAGAGCTTGCTAAAACTAATAATATACCTATAGTGGTTATAGCTTCACCTTTTCCTATGACTGATGATGAGGCTAGACATTTTAACATGGTAGGTGAGATTGCAAAAGAATATGATGTTCCTTTTATGAATTTTAATCATTATTATGATGATTATAATTTGGATTTTTGGACTGATTATAATGATGCTGGACATTTGAATTATAAGGGAGTAGAAAAATATACTTCGTTTTTAGGAAAATATTTAAAAGATAATTTTGATTTGCCGGATAGAAGAGGAGACAGCAATTATAATACTTGGGAGAAAAATGCTTTATATGAATACAATAGAGTTTATGATATGAATCTTAGAGACATAGATAATATTCATAATTACATAACAAAAATAACTAATCTTAATGATTATACCATAGTAATAAATATGCTTGGAGAATACAATACCAATGATAAAGTTGTAAGGAGTTTATATTCTAATTTTAATATAACCAATGAAATGTATACCAACAATATTTCTTATGTTATAGATAAAAATAAGTTAGTATTTTCTTCAATGGGTGAAACTAATTATCTTTATCATAAAGAGCTTAATAAATATAATGATTTAGTAGTTGAAAATGGAAACAGAATAATGATAAGCAGGAGCAATTTAAGAAAAACCACTAATGGAGTTAACATAATAGTGTATGACAATATAACTTCAGAAGTAGTTGATTTCTTTGGTCTTCCTTATACTAATGATATGATAAGAGAAGTAATAGAGAGAGATTATTAA